A genomic segment from Drosophila miranda strain MSH22 chromosome 5, D.miranda_PacBio2.1, whole genome shotgun sequence encodes:
- the LOC117189244 gene encoding uncharacterized protein LOC117189244: protein MKRLRDGRQARPLGANGDTTGHHSGDQLPEVPAPANEPTTSRARGWIVDPNGPSASRQAQLRRVGEAPLRQQDRMPWGQQAAAIQGWIDQQTQDPGTDAEEKVEPDGRFATAGVRSAPNHDVAALNRRWFGSYGAAIEDDNATTDTDEHETIIRDAQSLASTLQDEGNRHPLARGNEWDSPLWAEWNLADQGRAATPPAVHHEDEFGDGAGPHYSDVSHASDTGGEVGPQRDDGGSDSGSLMSLGFAPQANQHHPFGSSRRSRTCLRIKFEWRTKSKIRGGPDPRQRDQ from the coding sequence ATGAAGCGTCTAAGAGACGGAAGGCAAGCTCGGCCCCTAGGGGCAAATGGTGATACGACGGGACACCATAGCGGAGACCAGCTGCCTGAAGTCCCGGCACCTGCCAACGAACCAACGACAAGCCGGGCTCGCGGCTGGATCGTCGACCccaatgggccatccgcctccCGTCAAGCCCAGCTGAGGCGGGTCGGAGAGGCGCCACTTCGACAACAGGACAGGATGCCATGGGGACAGCAAGCGGCAGCCATCCAAGGGTGGATCGACCAACAAACCCAGGACCCGGGGACCGACGCCGAAGAGAAAGTAGAGCCCGATGGCCGCTTCGCAACTGCAGGTGTCCGCTCGGCGCCCAATCACGACGTCGCCGCCCTGAATCGCCGTTGGTTCGGGAGTTATGGGGCTGCCATCGAGGACGACAACGCGACAACGGACACCGATGAGCACGAGACGATAATACGCGACGCTCAAAGCCTGGCGTCCACGCTGCAGGACGAAGGGAACAGACACCCACTGGCTCGCGGAAACGAATGGGACTCGCCCCTTTGGGCCGAGTGGAACCTGGCCGATCAAGGTCGGGCAGCCACCCCTCCAGCAGTACACCACGAGGACGAATTCGGGGACGGTGCTGGACCACACTACTCCGACGTGTCCCACGCAAGCGATACAGGGGGGGAAGTAGGACCCCAACGCGACGACGGAGGGTCCGATTCCGGGTCCCTCATGAGCCTGGGCTTCGCGCCCCAGGCGAACCAGCATCATCCGTTTGGAagcagtcgtaggagtcggacgtgttTGCGGATAAAATTCGAGTGGCGTACGAAAAGTAAGATACGTGGCGGACCAGATCCACGCCAACGCGATCAGTGA